The following are encoded together in the Humulus lupulus chromosome 5, drHumLupu1.1, whole genome shotgun sequence genome:
- the LOC133779597 gene encoding uncharacterized protein LOC133779597: protein MPTSCTVTERERERQECERAERVREERRENEIVFISFSFQFWELFLRILRAWRPKHKDIDESSPSLAKQVDGVDEKNPRKLSKDSLPEKSPASRYVDCSAKNSWTVDGLPLGHGSVVGEPIRRNQWDSSLFACLLHNNEFCSSDLEVVALKMSSLRPCHSLMHSAIMVA, encoded by the exons ATGCCCACTAGTTGCACTGTCaccgagagagaaagagagagacaaGAGTGTGAGAGAGCTGAAAGGGTGAGAGAAGAAAGACGTGAGAATGAGATAG tttttatTTCGTTTTCATTTCAATTTTGGGAACTTTTTCTTCGAATTCTTCGTGCATGGCGACCAAAACACAAGGACATTGACGAGTCGAGCCCTTCTCTAGCCAAGCAAGTCGATGGAGTTGACGAGAAAAATCCCAGAAAACTCTCGAAGGATTCTTTGCCGGAGAAATCTCCGGCATCAAGATATGTCGATTGCAGCGCCAAAAATAGCTGGACTGTCGATGGATTGCCTTTAGGGCACGGGAGCGTGGTTGGTGAGCCAATTCGTCGTAATCAGTGGGATTCTAGCCTCTTCGCTTGTCTCTTGCACAACAATGAATTCTGTAGCAGCGATCTTGAAGTTG TTGCGTTGAAGATGTCTTCTTTAAGGCCCTGCCACTCGCTGATGCACAGTGCTATAATGGTTGCTTAA
- the LOC133777770 gene encoding cellulose synthase-like protein D3 yields MASGSKHSFPNRVPSVHHIRETSDDLDSDMGGVEFTTYTVHIPLTPDNQPMEIGMERSASQRVEDQYASSSLFTGGYNCITRAHLKEKVIESENTSHPQMAGIKGSPCSVPGCDSHVMADERGLDIVPCECDYKICRDCYRDAIRTGDGICPGCKELYKDPDLTEHGGGRDGRRQPLPLPPAALSAALAGGGAGMSKMERRLSMMKSKSRSNSMNTRSQNNDFDHSQWLFETKGSYGYGNAMWPKDSENGSVDGNGIAGDPKVFSDKQWRPLTRKLHISAGIISPYRLLILIRMVVLGLFLHWRIRNPNDDAIWLWFMSVICEIWFAFSWLLDQLPKLCPINRVTDLDVLKEKFETPNPGNPSGKSDLPGIDMFVSTADPEKEPPLVTANTILSILAAEYPVEKLACYVSDDGGALLTFEAMAEAASFANLWVPFCRKHDIEPRNPESYFNMKRDPYKNKVRRDFVRDRRRVKREYDEFKVRVNGLPDSIRRRSDAYNTREEIKIMKMRREHENDELEENIKIPKATWMADGTHWPGTWTVPTTEHSRGDHASIIQVMVKPPSDEPLTGTETDSSSMDLTDIDIRLPMLVYVSREKRPGYDHNKKAGAMNALVRASAIMSNGPFILNLDCDHYIYNSQALREGMCFMMDRGGDRICYVQFPQRFEGIDPSDRYANHNTVFFDVNMRALDGLQGPVYVGTGCLFRRTALYGFDPPRTKEPTSCCDCFFTRRRKSASVASAPDVASIESKSVDTDDEEMNIALIPKKFGNSSLLVDSIRVAEFQGRPLADHPSVKYGRPPGALTLPRDLLDASTVAEAISVISCWYEDKTEWGLRVGWIYGSVTEDVVTGYRMHNRGWRSVYCVTKRDAFRGSAPINLTDRLHQVLRWATGSVEIFFSRNNALLASSKMKFLQRIAYLNVGIYPFTSIFLIVYCFLPALSLFSGEFIVQSLNITFLVYLLGITLTLIALAVLEIKWSGIELEEWWRNEQFWLIGGTSAHLAAVLQGLLKVIAGIEISFTLTSKSGGDDLNDEYADLYIFKWSALMVPPITIMMINLIGIAVAVCRTIYSAIPEWSSLLGGVFFSFWVLAHLYPFAKGLMGRRGRTPTIVFVWSGLVAITISLLWVAINPPSNNDQIGGSFQFP; encoded by the exons ATGGCTTCTGGCTCGAAGCACAGTTTTCCAAACAGAGTTCCAAGTGTTCACCATATTCGAGAAACCAGTGATGACTTAGATAGTGATATGGGAGGTGTTGAATTCACTACTTATACCGTTCACATACCCCTAACACCTGATAATCAGCCTATGGAGATCGGCATGGAGAGGTCGGCGTCTCAGCGAGTTGAGGACCAGTACGCGTCGAGCTCGCTGTTTACTGGCGGATACAACTGCATCACGCGTGCCCATTTGAAAGAAAAGGTGATCGAGTCCGAAAACACTAGCCATCCCCAGATGGCTGGCATTAAAGGGTCGCCATGTTCTGTTCCGGGTTGTGATTCTCACGTCATGGCTGATGAGAGGGGTTTGGATATTGTCCCATGTGAGTGTGACTATAAGATTTGTAGAGATTGTTACAGGGATGCTATCAGAACTGGTGATGGGATTTGTCCGGGATGCAAAGAGCTTTACAAGGACCCGGATTTGACTGAGCATGGTGGTGGTCGTGATGGTAGGCGACAGCCTCTGCCTCTGCCGCCTGCAGCGTTGTCTGCGGCTTTGGCTGGTGGTGGCGCAGGGATGTCGAAGATGGAGAGGaggttgtcgatgatgaagtcgAAATCACGGTCAAATTCGATGAATACGAGGAGTCAGAACAATGACTTTGATCATTCTCAATGGTTGTTTGAGACGAAAGGAAGTTATGGATATGGGAATGCTATGTGGCCTAAGGATTCTGAGAATGGGAGTGTTGACGGGAATGGGATTGCTGGTGATCCTAAAGTGTTTAGTGATAAGCAGTGGAGACCACTTACTAGGAAATTGCATATTTCTGCTGGTATTATCAGTCCATATAG GCTCTTAATATTGATCCGAATGGTGGTTCTGGGATTGTTTTTGCACTGGAGAATCAGAAATCCTAATGACGATGCTATCTGGTTGTGGTTTATGTCAGTAATATGTGAAATCTGGTTTGCTTTCTCCTGGCTACTTGACCAGCTTCCAAAACTCTGCCCCATCAATCGTGTTACTGATCTTGATGTCTTAAAGGAGAAGTTTGAAACACCAAACCCTGGTAATCCTAGTGGAAAATCTGATCTTCCTGGCATAGACATGTTTGTATCTACTGCAGACCCAGAAAAAGAGCCACCTCTTGTCACTGCAAACACTATTCTATCTATTCTTGCAGCTGAGTACCCTGTTGAGAAGCTCGCGTGTTATGTTTCTGATGATGGTGGTGCACTACTAACATTTGAGGCCATGGCAGAAGCTGCTAGTTTTGCAAACTTATGGGTGCCATTTTGCCGGAAGCATGATATTGAGCCAAGAAATCCAGAATCTTACTTTAATATGAAGAGAGATCCTTACAAGAATAAGGTACGCCGTGATTTTGTCAGAGACCGCAGGCGGGTAAAGCGTGAATATGATGAGTTTAAGGTTCGAGTTAATGGACTCCCTGATTCAATTCGGCGACGTTCTGATGCTTATAACACTAGAGAGGAGATTAAAATCATGAAAATGAGGCGTGAGCATGAAAATGATGAACTAGAGGAAAATATAAAGATCCCAAAAGCTACATGGATGGCTGATGGAACTCACTGGCCTGGTACTTGGACAGTTCCAACCACAGAGCACTCCAGGGGTGATCATGCTAGTATCATACAG GTGATGGTGAAACCTCCCAGCGATGAACCTTTGACAGGCACAGAAACAGATTCAAGCTCCATGGATTTAACTGATATCGACATTCGACTTCCTATGCTCGTTTATGTTTCTCGTGAGAAGCGACCTGGCTATGATCACAACAAGAAAGCTGGTGCAATGAATGCCTTGGTTAGAGCTTCTGCCATCATGTCCAATGGGCCATTCATTCTTAACCTTGACTGTGATCACTACATCTACAACTCACAAGCCTTGAGAGAAGGCATGTGCTTCATGATGGACCGTGGTGGTGACCGAATTTGTTATGTTCAGTTTCCTCAGAGGTTTGAAGGAATTGACCCCTCTGATCGTTATGCTAATCACAACACTGTTTTCTTTGATGTCAACATGCGTGCCCTGGATGGGCTTCAAGGTCCAGTTTATGTAGGAACAGGATGCCTCTTTCGCCGGACTGCTCTATATGGTTTTGATCCTCCTCGAACAAAAGAACCTACCAGTTGTTGTGACTGTTTCTTTACCCGTCGTAGAAAGTCTGCTTCTGTTGCTTCTGCTCCTGACGTTGCCTCCATAGAAAGCAAATCAGTAGACACTGATGATGAAGAGATGAACATTGCTCTTATTCCCAAGAAATTTGGAAACTCTAGCTTACTGGTTGATTCTATTCGGGTGGCTGAATTCCAAGGCCGGCCTCTTGCAGATCACCCTTCAGTGAAATATGGGCGACCGCCAGGTGCTCTCACTCTTCCTCGTGATCTTCTTGATGCATCCACAGTCGCTGAGGCAATAAGTGTCATTTCATGCTGGTATGAAGATAAGACTGAATGGGGTCTAAGAGTTGGATGGATTTATGGCTCAGTTACAGAAGATGTTGTCACTGGATACAGAATGCACAACAGAGGATGGAGATCTGTCTACTGTGTAACCAAAAGAGATGCCTTCCGTGGATCTGCCCCGATTAATCTCACTGACCGGCTTCACCAGGTCCTTCGGTGGGCTACTGGCTCTGTTGAAATTTTCTTCTCTCGGAACAATGCTCTTCTGGCCAGCTCTAAGATGAAGTTTCTTCAAAGGATTGCCTACTTAAACGTCGGAATATACCCCTTTACATCCATTTTTCTCATTGTCTACTGCTTCCTTCCTGCCCTTTCATTGTTTTCTGGCGAGTTTATTGTTCAGTCACTCAACATAACCTTCCTGGTATACCTATTGGGTATCACACTGACTCTCATTGCTCTTGCCGTGCTTGAGATAAAATGGTCTGGGATTGAACTAGAGGAATGGTGGAGAAATGAGCAATTTTGGTTAATTGGAGGCACAAGTGCTCATCTCGCAGCAGTGCTTCAAGGCCTTCTCAAGGTGATAGCTGGTATCGAGATCTCATTCACTTTAACATCGAAATCTGGTGGAGATGACTTGAATGATGAGTATGCTGATCTTTACATCTTCAAATGGTCGGCCCTGATGGTACCGCCAATCACCATCATGATGATAAACTTGATTGGAATAGCTGTTGCAGTTTGCAGAACAATATACAGTGCCATACCAGAGTGGAGCAGCTTGCTTGGAGGTGTGTTCTTCAGCTTTTGGGTCTTGGCTCATCTTTACCCCTTTGCAAAGGGGCTCATGGGAAGACGAGGTAGGACACCAACTATTGTTTTTGTATGGTCTGGTCTTGTGGCAATCACTATTTCTCTCCTTTGGGTGGCCATTAACCCTCCATCAAATAATGACCAAATTGGGGGCTCATTCCAGTTCCCTTGA